In Pelagicoccus albus, the following are encoded in one genomic region:
- the pheA gene encoding prephenate dehydratase — MDLDTLRKKIDEIDQEVLKLLNERVRTAAQIGHVKRLEGSPIYVASREEQVLRKLGALNQGPLSDEAIRAIYREIMSAAIALEKPMRIAYLGPEATYTHQAALKKFGASIDYIAAPAIPDVFHLVAKGDADHGVIPIENSTEGAVSHSMDMFFESDLKICAQIFTPISHSLISLSQPNEIERVYSKDQAIGQCRNWLHAHLPNASIHTCDSTTKAVQIAKDDPKAAAIASILASDLYGVPVVAEGIQDRLDNTTRFLVIGKESSGFAKGVEFKTSFLISVDHKVGALEKALGVFSSRGLNLSKIESRPSGKTAWEYCFFLDVLGHFEEETVAAAVEDLKAFCPFVKWLGSYPNAK, encoded by the coding sequence ATGGATCTGGATACGCTAAGAAAGAAGATCGACGAAATCGATCAAGAGGTGCTCAAGCTTCTCAACGAGCGAGTTCGCACCGCCGCGCAAATCGGACATGTCAAGCGTCTGGAAGGTTCACCTATCTATGTGGCCAGCCGGGAGGAACAAGTTCTCCGAAAGTTGGGAGCCTTGAACCAAGGTCCTTTGAGCGACGAAGCTATCCGGGCTATCTATCGCGAAATTATGTCGGCCGCGATCGCATTGGAGAAGCCTATGCGGATCGCATACCTCGGACCGGAGGCAACTTATACGCATCAGGCGGCTCTCAAGAAGTTTGGAGCGAGCATCGATTATATCGCGGCCCCTGCCATCCCGGATGTCTTTCATTTGGTGGCGAAAGGCGATGCGGATCATGGCGTTATCCCAATCGAGAATTCTACGGAAGGAGCGGTATCGCACTCCATGGACATGTTCTTCGAGTCAGATTTGAAGATTTGCGCTCAGATTTTCACTCCCATTTCCCACAGTTTGATTTCTCTCTCTCAGCCAAATGAGATCGAGCGAGTTTACTCCAAGGATCAAGCCATTGGTCAGTGCCGCAATTGGTTGCACGCCCATCTTCCGAATGCCTCGATCCACACTTGCGACAGCACGACAAAAGCGGTGCAGATCGCCAAGGACGATCCCAAGGCTGCCGCGATCGCGTCTATTTTGGCATCGGATCTTTACGGAGTACCAGTAGTTGCGGAGGGAATACAAGACCGCCTCGACAACACGACTCGTTTCCTCGTTATCGGCAAGGAGTCCAGTGGGTTTGCCAAGGGAGTAGAGTTTAAGACCAGTTTCCTCATCTCCGTTGACCACAAGGTAGGCGCTTTGGAGAAGGCTCTCGGCGTCTTTTCGTCACGTGGCTTGAATTTGAGCAAAATCGAGTCGCGTCCTAGCGGTAAGACAGCTTGGGAATATTGTTTCTTCTTGGATGTGCTTGGCCATTTCGAGGAAGAAACGGTTGCAGCTGCTGTCGAGGATCTGAAAGCGTTTTGTCCCTTCGTCAAATGGCTAGGCAGCTATCCGAACGCGAAGTAG
- a CDS encoding M48 family metallopeptidase: protein MKIFLKGTPILAAVMLLCSCSTTPVTGRKQMNLTSETEVAKMSIASFEQMKADMPISTDPEYNDMLQRVGFRISQQVFSAMPLAEWEFVVFDQQDVNAFAMPGGKVGVFEGLFKIVKTEDELASVVAHEIAHVTARHTHERISQAMVLNGGGTLVNVATAVTGAGLLGVGSGSYINMSSVITGLYGMKAGQSAAKWDQNKEAEADHIGIIYMARAGYDPHAAITVMERMVELDSGRGGGTYNSTHPSSVDRLNALHGYLFDAMEEYEKSKDFYFQEF from the coding sequence ATGAAGATTTTCTTAAAAGGTACCCCGATCCTCGCTGCCGTCATGCTCTTGTGCTCTTGCAGCACCACGCCAGTAACCGGACGGAAGCAGATGAATCTCACCTCCGAAACGGAGGTCGCCAAAATGTCGATCGCCTCATTTGAGCAAATGAAGGCCGATATGCCGATATCGACTGATCCGGAATACAACGATATGTTGCAGCGGGTTGGTTTCCGGATTTCTCAGCAAGTGTTCTCGGCCATGCCGCTAGCGGAATGGGAGTTCGTCGTCTTCGATCAGCAGGACGTAAACGCTTTTGCCATGCCCGGTGGGAAGGTTGGCGTTTTCGAAGGGCTTTTCAAGATCGTGAAAACCGAAGATGAGCTCGCTTCAGTCGTCGCCCACGAGATCGCTCACGTGACGGCGAGACACACGCACGAGAGAATTTCGCAGGCGATGGTCCTCAACGGAGGGGGCACGCTCGTAAACGTAGCCACCGCCGTAACGGGCGCTGGGCTTCTCGGAGTGGGAAGTGGCAGCTATATAAACATGTCTTCTGTCATCACAGGACTCTACGGAATGAAGGCCGGTCAAAGCGCTGCAAAATGGGACCAAAACAAGGAGGCGGAAGCGGACCACATTGGCATTATTTATATGGCCCGCGCGGGATATGATCCGCATGCGGCGATTACTGTGATGGAACGAATGGTGGAGCTCGACTCCGGCAGAGGTGGAGGCACCTACAATTCGACTCACCCTTCATCGGTCGACCGTTTGAACGCCTTGCATGGCTATTTGTTCGATGCGATGGAAGAGTATGAAAAGTCGAAGGACTTTTACTTCCAGGAGTTTTAA
- a CDS encoding GNAT family N-acetyltransferase, which translates to MPLSATDRIRRVQQFIPPSPTSAYKVRISGTDLDVAGAQRLRYKVFNVELGEGLKESEATGKDEDPFDAVCDHLLIEHVTSGEIIGTYRLQTGRSAGDHIGYYSEQEFDFAPFEPIRSELVELGRACIAKEHRNMVVLGLLWKGIAQYAKIFGARYLVGCSSITSTDPVVGQAAFCKLSRYLAEAKFLTRATQRYRCDVEPEREYEVIELSRSVDIPRLMRAYLTLGARICGEPALDRDFKTIDFLTLIDLRSMGPRAMAKFLG; encoded by the coding sequence ATGCCACTTAGTGCCACCGATCGCATTCGTCGCGTCCAGCAGTTTATCCCGCCGTCTCCAACTTCTGCTTACAAGGTTCGCATCTCGGGGACCGATTTGGACGTAGCCGGAGCTCAGCGTCTGCGCTACAAGGTTTTTAATGTCGAATTGGGAGAAGGCCTCAAGGAATCCGAGGCTACGGGAAAAGATGAAGACCCCTTTGATGCGGTTTGCGACCATCTCCTGATCGAGCACGTGACAAGTGGTGAGATCATAGGAACCTATCGTTTGCAGACTGGTCGCTCCGCGGGCGATCACATCGGATACTACAGCGAGCAGGAGTTCGATTTCGCCCCTTTTGAGCCGATACGCTCTGAGCTCGTTGAGCTCGGGCGGGCATGTATCGCCAAAGAGCATCGGAACATGGTGGTACTTGGCCTCTTGTGGAAAGGGATCGCTCAGTACGCTAAGATTTTTGGCGCTCGATATCTTGTGGGGTGTAGCTCGATCACATCAACCGATCCAGTCGTGGGGCAGGCCGCTTTTTGCAAACTGTCGCGCTACTTGGCGGAGGCCAAGTTCCTGACTCGCGCAACGCAACGTTACCGCTGCGACGTGGAGCCAGAGAGAGAATACGAGGTAATCGAATTATCTCGAAGCGTGGATATCCCGAGACTCATGCGAGCCTATCTGACCTTGGGCGCCAGAATTTGTGGGGAGCCCGCGTTGGATAGGGATTTTAAAACCATAGATTTCCTGACCTTGATCGACTTGAGATCGATGGGCCCTCGGGCCATGGCGAAGTTTCTTGGCTAA
- a CDS encoding Gfo/Idh/MocA family protein, translating to MQNLRIGVVGAGTNTRLHHIPGFQAIEGVSVEVVCNRSEASSRSAADAFGISRIAEKWQDVVSDPNVDAICIGTWPYLHAEISIAALKAGKHVLTEARMAMNTEEAEAMVEASLDNPHLVAQIVPSPFTLKWDKTIKRILEEGTLGELREVSFSKALGMNVSSETPLNWRQNKALSGNNTLMLGIYYEVVQRWLGVEPERLLASGKVFTKQRQSSAGGALVDVEIPETIDVIAEYESGMRLVCRMSGLELGEATDGYVISGSKGTLRLDLAAGVLKLALAGQKEVVVEPAKEDVSAWNVEADFVDSILDGAPIELTNFADGLAYMRFTDAAIQSIAEDSAWVSL from the coding sequence ATGCAAAATTTGAGGATTGGAGTTGTCGGAGCCGGAACAAACACGCGTTTGCATCACATACCAGGTTTTCAAGCAATCGAGGGAGTCAGTGTAGAAGTCGTGTGCAACCGGAGTGAAGCCTCATCCCGCTCCGCTGCCGACGCTTTTGGCATCTCGCGAATTGCTGAAAAATGGCAGGATGTGGTCTCGGATCCGAATGTGGACGCCATTTGCATTGGGACCTGGCCCTACCTGCATGCGGAGATCAGCATCGCGGCCCTTAAAGCCGGCAAACATGTTTTGACTGAGGCTCGCATGGCTATGAACACGGAGGAAGCGGAAGCCATGGTAGAAGCATCTTTGGACAATCCTCACCTAGTCGCCCAGATCGTGCCTTCGCCGTTCACTCTGAAGTGGGACAAGACTATCAAGCGAATTCTGGAGGAGGGAACACTAGGCGAACTCCGAGAGGTCAGCTTTTCTAAGGCCTTAGGGATGAACGTAAGCTCGGAGACTCCGCTCAACTGGCGTCAAAACAAAGCGCTTAGTGGTAACAATACTTTGATGCTGGGCATCTACTATGAGGTTGTGCAGCGGTGGCTTGGAGTGGAGCCGGAACGATTGCTCGCCAGCGGTAAGGTATTCACCAAGCAACGACAATCCTCTGCGGGGGGAGCTTTGGTCGATGTCGAGATTCCTGAAACGATTGACGTGATCGCGGAGTACGAAAGTGGCATGCGGCTCGTTTGCCGTATGAGTGGCTTGGAATTAGGAGAAGCGACCGATGGTTATGTTATATCTGGCAGCAAAGGGACGCTGCGGCTTGATCTGGCGGCGGGCGTTTTGAAGCTCGCCCTCGCGGGGCAAAAGGAGGTCGTCGTCGAACCAGCCAAGGAAGACGTGTCCGCTTGGAACGTGGAGGCAGATTTCGTTGACAGCATCCTGGATGGAGCCCCGATCGAGTTAACAAATTTCGCGGATGGGCTGGCTTACATGCGCTTCACCGATGCGGCCATCCAGTCCATCGCTGAAGATTCAGCGTGGGTCAGCCTGTAG
- the scpB gene encoding SMC-Scp complex subunit ScpB produces MAFSLDRVLKALLFGASGPLSIKDIQAVFTKYHAALETPEGEEGEEPQDYEEPEQPFLPGDGMPTTEVPSLVTSAQIRESMDRIAENLIESDDVCRLIERHSGFLLVTSPTVGEWISLLRDEPRPIKLNQSALETLAVIAYRQPVVRAEIEKIRGVSIDSPLSKLLEREFVQVVGRADLPGRPIQYGTTEAFLEFVGIRSIEELPASDVLSPGQLDAWLHEVSNQQEVTEKEMGLPERERDDEPEPRDEAADESQAAESEPDSEESDEPEAPADEEIVEEESSEDEKIAE; encoded by the coding sequence ATGGCATTTAGCTTAGATCGAGTTTTAAAAGCGCTTCTTTTCGGAGCTTCAGGACCCTTGTCTATCAAGGACATCCAAGCTGTGTTTACAAAGTATCATGCTGCCCTCGAGACGCCGGAAGGTGAGGAGGGTGAGGAACCACAGGACTACGAAGAGCCCGAGCAACCTTTTTTGCCCGGAGACGGAATGCCTACCACCGAAGTGCCATCGCTGGTCACTTCGGCCCAGATCCGCGAGTCGATGGATCGAATCGCCGAAAATTTGATCGAAAGCGACGATGTTTGCCGGCTGATCGAACGCCACAGCGGCTTTTTACTGGTGACTTCTCCCACGGTGGGGGAATGGATCAGCCTGCTTCGCGACGAACCACGTCCGATCAAGCTCAACCAGTCGGCACTGGAAACCTTAGCGGTGATCGCCTACCGGCAGCCGGTGGTGCGCGCGGAAATCGAAAAGATCCGCGGCGTCTCCATTGATTCGCCCCTTAGCAAGCTGCTAGAGCGAGAGTTTGTGCAAGTGGTAGGCCGAGCGGATCTTCCAGGTCGACCTATCCAGTACGGTACCACGGAGGCCTTTTTAGAGTTTGTTGGGATTCGTTCTATCGAAGAGCTTCCCGCTTCGGATGTCCTTTCTCCCGGCCAGCTAGACGCGTGGCTGCATGAGGTTTCAAACCAGCAGGAAGTGACAGAGAAAGAAATGGGGCTTCCTGAAAGGGAAAGAGATGACGAGCCTGAGCCTCGCGACGAAGCCGCAGATGAGAGTCAGGCTGCAGAGTCCGAACCCGATTCTGAAGAAAGCGACGAGCCGGAAGCTCCCGCCGACGAAGAAATTGTAGAGGAGGAATCCTCTGAAGATGAAAAGATAGCTGAGTAG